The following are encoded in a window of Roseimaritima ulvae genomic DNA:
- a CDS encoding RNA polymerase sigma factor, translating to MGETPSGMEHAVQLAMTGDQQACQLLVQRWYRCVYAYCQARLLLVTDAEDATQETFVRGLKRLHELRSPDALGAWLRGIAHHVCVDTIRRHKTRRESLADVDRLPTTHGHSAAESQVDRRDRDDHLLCLIYQLPEELRESIFLHYYDCLTYDQMAAWLGVARSTVNERLGKARNQLKLALLDSERGRYEL from the coding sequence ATGGGCGAAACCCCGTCAGGGATGGAACATGCCGTACAGCTTGCGATGACTGGTGATCAGCAAGCTTGTCAGCTGCTGGTGCAGCGGTGGTACCGGTGTGTCTATGCGTATTGCCAGGCCCGGTTGTTGTTGGTCACCGATGCCGAAGACGCCACGCAAGAAACCTTTGTACGCGGATTAAAACGGTTGCACGAACTCCGCTCGCCGGATGCTTTGGGAGCCTGGTTGCGAGGGATCGCGCATCATGTCTGTGTCGATACCATTCGCCGTCACAAAACTCGCCGCGAATCGCTGGCCGATGTCGATCGGTTGCCGACAACCCACGGCCACTCGGCAGCGGAGTCCCAGGTGGACCGGCGCGACCGTGATGACCATCTGCTGTGTCTGATTTATCAGTTACCCGAAGAGTTGCGAGAGTCGATCTTTTTGCACTACTACGATTGTTTGACCTACGATCAGATGGCCGCCTGGCTGGGGGTGGCTCGATCAACTGTCAACGAACGCCTCGGTAAAGCTCGCAATCAACTGAAACTAGCTCTGCTCGACAGTGAACGAGGGCGTTATGAATTGTGA
- a CDS encoding zf-HC2 domain-containing protein: MNCESIRNQFSSYLDGELASEQSRRVERHLSDCQGCHAQWLELQQLDARLQGLAVPQDLESRIVAAVGAETDAEQQAQPAPPPRGYRKQVVAAVIGLAAMIGLLAVWLRPNMPPVDVPPPLAAVVVRSIGNVQVRAPDAEGWSDVDGPHHALPRGSRIKTPQRGGCEVETATDAQLRLDANTEMVVHGSSHMQVLRGQVWCQAAPQQPLTLGTRPPADTAAVPDVFVCPAASEMQVRVDQHQAAEVGTEPVRKAWQLPLLALPGSDQGELSSLVETLLANVGHSKMQFMNADQIRALGPRGAIPLLMYVREPSSSQQPAVRRQAMQLAAEVADDTALTMLDELLADPDPQIRRLAEATVERLSVGSAR, translated from the coding sequence ATGAATTGTGAGTCGATTCGAAATCAGTTCAGCAGCTATCTTGATGGCGAACTGGCATCCGAACAGAGTCGACGCGTCGAGCGGCATCTGTCGGATTGTCAGGGCTGTCACGCTCAGTGGCTGGAGCTGCAGCAGTTGGACGCCCGCTTGCAGGGCTTGGCGGTTCCTCAGGATTTAGAGTCGCGGATCGTGGCAGCAGTCGGGGCCGAAACGGACGCGGAGCAGCAGGCGCAGCCGGCACCGCCACCGCGCGGTTATCGCAAACAAGTCGTTGCCGCGGTGATTGGGTTGGCCGCGATGATCGGGTTGTTGGCGGTCTGGTTGCGTCCCAACATGCCGCCTGTCGACGTTCCGCCCCCCTTGGCGGCCGTGGTCGTACGTTCGATCGGGAATGTCCAGGTGCGAGCCCCGGATGCGGAGGGCTGGTCCGACGTGGACGGGCCCCACCATGCTTTGCCCCGCGGTTCCCGTATCAAAACTCCTCAACGGGGCGGTTGTGAAGTGGAAACCGCCACGGACGCTCAGCTGCGGCTGGACGCCAATACGGAGATGGTCGTTCATGGCTCTAGTCACATGCAGGTGCTGCGGGGGCAGGTGTGGTGTCAGGCTGCGCCGCAACAACCGCTGACGCTCGGCACCCGGCCGCCAGCGGATACCGCGGCGGTGCCCGACGTGTTCGTCTGTCCGGCGGCGAGTGAAATGCAGGTGCGAGTCGACCAACATCAAGCGGCGGAAGTGGGCACCGAGCCGGTGCGGAAAGCTTGGCAGCTGCCGCTGCTGGCCTTACCTGGCAGCGACCAGGGCGAGTTGTCGTCGCTGGTGGAAACCCTGTTGGCGAATGTGGGCCACAGCAAAATGCAATTCATGAATGCGGACCAGATTCGTGCCCTGGGGCCACGCGGCGCGATTCCATTGTTGATGTATGTCCGCGAACCTAGTTCCTCACAGCAGCCGGCGGTGCGTCGGCAAGCGATGCAGCTGGCCGCCGAAGTAGCCGACGACACGGCTTTGACGATGTTGGACGAGTTGCTCGCCGATCCCGACCCGCAGATCCGCCGACTGGCCGAAGCGACGGTCGAGCGGCTGTCGGTGGGCTCTGCTCGCTGA